Proteins from one Ipomoea triloba cultivar NCNSP0323 chromosome 1, ASM357664v1 genomic window:
- the LOC115996038 gene encoding bidirectional sugar transporter SWEET1-like gives MGNVVNTLHFVLGIFGNVTALFLFLAPLITFKRIVAKKSTEQFSGLPYVMTMLNCLLSAWYGMPFVSPNNLLVSTINGTGAVIEFIYVLIFLIFAPKKAKKKIGSIFILSLLVFAAVALVSLLALHGRTRKLFCGVAATILSIIMYGSPLSIIRLVIKTKSVEFMPFFLSLFVFLCGTSWFIFGLLGKDPFVAIPNGFGCGLGAVQLILYAIYCDKKSFPDGSGKMVGVDGKPTGEDIQLGIKMGQNQSKEDLV, from the exons ATGGGTAACGTTGTTAATACTTTGCATTTTGTGCTCGGGATCTTTG GAAATGTCACTGCTTTGTTCCTCTTCCTGGCACCATT GATAACATTTAAGAGGATCGTCGCAAAAAAATCGACTGAACAATTCTCTGGCTTGCCCTATGTCATGACCATGCTCAACTGTTTGCTTTCTGCTTG GTATGGTATGCCTTTTGTGTCACCTAACAACTTGCTTGTGTCAACAATCAATGGGACTGGTGCTGTAATTGAGTTCATTTATGTGCTGATATTCCTTATATTTGCACCAAAGAAGGCAAAGAAGAAGATAGGATCAATCTTCATCTTATCCCTTCTTGTATTTGCTGCTGTTGCTTTGGTTTCCTTGCTTGCATTGCATGGAAGAACCAGGAAGCTTTTCTGTGGCGTTGCGGCAACAATCCTCTCCATTATTATGTATGGCTCGCCTCTGTCAATCATA AGGCTAGTGATTAAAACAAAGAGTGTGGAGTTCATGCCATTCTTCTTGTCTCTGTTTGTGTTCTTGTGTGGCACTTCATGGTTCATCTTTGGATTGCTGGGAAAGGACCCCTTTGTTGCT ATACCAAATGGTTTTGGGTGTGGCTTAGGAGCAGTGCAGTTGATATTGTATGCCATTTACTGTGACAAGAAATCCTTCCCTGATGGCTCCGGGAAGATGGTCGGAGTTGATGGCAAGCCCACCGGAGAAGACATACAATTAGGCATAAAAATGGGCCAGAACCAGTCAAAGGAGGATCTGGTTTAG
- the LOC116000151 gene encoding probable glucuronoxylan glucuronosyltransferase F8H, whose protein sequence is MSSKSSRLFGSAAHHHSAATPCTRTHQIGALALVILTFFLTRLFDQSLNPCSSFSTYYPTDDHGSANGVVRFSDTGSMTWPQRGYGTHLSLKIYVYDEREIDGLNLLLYGREGKISSDSCLKGQWGTQVKIHRMLLQSRFRTRGKEEADLFFVPSYVKCVRMMGGLNDKEINQTYVKVLSQMPYFRLSGGRNHIFVFPSGAGAHLFKSWATYLNRSIILTPEGDRTDKRDTSAFNTWKDIIIPGNVDDGMTAHGSRVVEPLPLSKRKYLANFLGRAQGKAGRLELIKLAKQFPEKLESPELKFSGPDKLGRVQYFQHLRNAKFCLAPRGESSWTLRFYESFFVECVPVILSDQIEMPFQNVIDYTQISIKWPSSRIGTELLEYLESIPDREIEEMIARGRKVRCLWAYSPAPDTCSAFNGIIWELQRKVRQFHQSTETFWLHNRTIVNRDLVGFNKWKPPMPLP, encoded by the exons ATGAGCAGCAAGAGCAGCAGGCTGTTTGGCTCAGCGGCACACCACCACTCCGCCGCCACGCCCTGCACCCGCACTCACCAGATCGGCGCCCTAGCCTTAGTCATTCTCACTTTCTTCCTCACTCGTCTCTTCGATCAGTCCCTCAACCCCTGCTCCTCCTTTTCCACTTACTACCCAACTGACGACCATGGATCCGCGAACGGCGTCGTACGCTTCTCCGATACGGGGTCCATGACCTGGCCCCAACGCGGCTACGGGACCCACCTTTCCCTCAAAATCTACGTCTACGATGAGCGCGAGATTGATGGTCTCAATTTGCTATTGTATGGCCGGGAAGGGAAGATTTCGTCTGATTCCTGTCTAAAAGGCCAATGGGGCACTCAG GTTAAGATACACAGGATGCTCTTGCAATCAAGATTTCGGACTAGGGGGAAAGAGGAAGCAGACTTGTTCTTTGTGCCAAGTTATGTTAAATGTGTCCGGATGATGGGTGGCTTGAAcgataaagaaataaatcaaaccTACGTGAAG GTATTAAGTCAAATGCCATATTTCAGGTTATCTGGAGGCCGTAACCACATATTTGTTTTCCCAAG TGGGGCTGGAGCTCATCTGTTCAAGTCCTGGGCAACATACTTGAATCGTTCTATCATTCTTACTCCTGAG GGTGATCGAACAGATAAACGAGACACTAGTGCTTTCAATACGTGGAAAGATATTATCATCCCTGGAAATGTTGATGATGGGATGACTGCTCATGGCTCTAGGGTTGTTGAGCCTTTGCCTTTGTCAAAAAGGAAGTACTTGGCTAACTTTCTAGGTCGAGCGCAAGGAAAGGCTGGTCGTCTTGAATTGATTAAACTTGCAAAACAATTCCCAGAAAAG TTGGAATCTCCAGAGTTGAAATTCAGTGGTCCTGATAAACTTGGACGAGTGCAATATTTTCAACATCTCCGCAATGCCAAGTTCTGCCTTGCTCCACGCGGTGAATCATCATGGACTCTTCGGTTTTATGAGTCCTTTTTTGTG GAGTGTGTTCCAGTCATCTTATCAGATCAAATAGAAATGCCATTTCAGAATGTCATCGACTACACCCAGATATCAATCAAATGGCCATCCTCTCGGATAGGCACTGAACTTTTGGAGTACCTAGAGTCAATACCTG ATAGGGAAATTGAGGAGATGATAGCCAGGGGTAGAAAAGTGAGGTGTTTATGGGCTTATTCTCCTGCACCCGATACTTGTTCTGCATTTAATGGAATCATTTGGGAACTCCAGAGGAAAGTGAGGCAATTCCATCAATCCACAGAAACATTCTGGCTTCATAATAGAACAATAGTGAACAGAGATTTGGTGGGATTCAACAAATGGAAACCACCAATGCCTCTACCTTGA
- the LOC116014769 gene encoding transcription factor VIP1-like: MDPNFAGKPFSAPYIAARADLDQMPDTPTRGTRHRRVQSETFFRFPDFDDDMLIDGVVSDFNFDNPAAPPLPQSPDTSVQPANSADSSSTGPGFNPKSHAHFRSLSVDSDFFDGLEFGATSAADAATPTLTEKKALGSGPRHRHSNSMDGSFPTTVEIDSISARKATGADRLAELALIDPKRAKRILANRQSAARSKERKVRYTSELEKKVQTLQTEATTLSAQITLLQRDTSGLTAENKELKLRLQALEQQAHLRDALNETLRDELQRLKLEAGEIQATGGNNFNRGPQPRLPPQPQTFVHHGNHHHQQIQQQQQQQLQRPDSTASRPSLSGQAMPSFQNFSQRAG; the protein is encoded by the exons ATGGACCCTAATTTCGCCGGAAAACCCTTTTCTGCACCCTACATAGCCGCCCGGGCCGACCTTGATCAGATGCCCGACACCCCAACACGCGGGACCCGACACCGTCGGGTCCAGTCCGAGACCTTCTTCCGCTTTCCGGACTTCGATGACGACATGCTCATCGACGGCGTAGTTTCCGACTTCAACTTCGACAACCCCGCCGCTCCTCCCCTCCCCCAGTCTCCTGACACCTCTGTGCAGCCAGCCAACTCGGCCGACTCTTCCTCAACCGGGCCGGGTTTCAACCCCAAATCACATGCCCACTTCCGGAGTCTCTCTGTTGACTCTGATTTCTTCGATGGACTCGAATTCGGTGCTACGTCAGCTGCTGACGCCGCGACTCCGACCTTGACGGAGAAGAAGGCGCTGGGCTCTGGCCCACGCCATAGACATAGCAATTCTATGGATGGTTCTTTCCCAACAACAGTTGAGATCGACTCTATCTCTGCCAGAAAGGCGACGGGAGCTGATAGACTTGCCGAGCTCGCCTTGATTGACCCCAAGAGAGCTAAAAg GATTCTTGCAAATAGACAATCTGCAGCTCGCTCTAAGGAGCGCAAAGTTCGTTACACCAGTGAGCTGGAGAAGAAAGTCCAGACCCTACAGACTGAAGCAACTACTCTTTCTGCACAAATTACACTGCTTCAG AGAGACACTTCTGGACTGACTGCTGAGAACAAAGAACTCAAATTGCGTTTACAAGCTTTGGAACAGCAAGCTCATCTAAGAGATG CTCTGAATGAAACTCTGAGGGATGAATTGCAACGGCTTAAGCTTGAAGCTGGGGAAATTCAAGCCACTGGAGGAAACAACTTCAATCGAGGGCCACAACCTCGACTCCCTCCACAACCACAAACCTTTGTTCACCATGGCAATCATCATCACCAACAAatacagcagcagcagcagcagcaacttCAGAGGCCTGATTCCACTGCAAGTAGGCCAAGTCTCAGTGGGCAGGCCATGCCTAGCTTCCAAAATTTCAGTCAGAGAGCTGGATAA
- the LOC116000142 gene encoding pentatricopeptide repeat-containing protein At3g21470 has product MTGRVFSEAHEFLHNPHFRNQKKLRTYQLELPEQSRDFFPSKNAATPSLNWSYHIRNCVSQGNFKEALWIYARNRGTRSIILGAVPIVLKACASLSMVIPGKALHAECVKSGVEFDVMVGTALVDLYGKCGDVVSSRQVFDDMPKRNVITWNAMIGGYMKNGDTNSALLVFESMPERTSVTWNEMIDGYGRNGDLVMAKQLFDKVPDELRNVVTWTVMVDGYASCGEMDAAREVFEGMPRRNFYVWSSMVSGYFKKGDIKNAKAIFERMTSKNLVNWNSLISGYTQNGLCEEALEAFRTMQDEGFEPDEVTMASALSACAQLSLLDVGKEIHEMIVQKGVKANQFVLNGLVDMYAKCGDLSNARLIFEGMPHKNDATWNSMISGFAIHGQPEEAIELFRRMENSGVTPNEITFLSVLSACAHCGCVEEGMEIFYKMEKYGLMANIKHYGCLVDLLGRAGRLQEALDLIKGMPISPNATVFGSLLGACRIHGNMDMAECVLEEVEKLNSNNSRSCDDLHYVLLSNIYAASERWEKAQQTRLSLSNKGSQKMPGCSLVMLEGPY; this is encoded by the coding sequence ATGACGGGCAGAGTGTTTAGTGAAGCTCACGAATTTCTACACAATCCTCACTTTCGAAATCAGAAAAAACTCCGGACTTACCAACTCGAACTTCCCGAACAAAGCCGAGATTTTTTCCCTTCCAAAAACGCCGCAACGCCATCATTAAATTGGTCGTACCATATACGGAACTGCGTGTCCCAAGGGAATTTTAAAGAAGCCCTTTGGATCTATGCCCGAAACCGCGGTACCCGAAGCATAATACTAGGTGCTGTACCCATAGTGCTCAAAGCTTGTGCCTCCCTTTCTATGGTTATTCCTGGCAAGGCTTTACACGCTGAATGCGTGAAGTCAGGGGTGGAATTTGATGTGATGGTGGGTACTGCATTGGTTGACTTGTATGGAAAATGTGGAGATGTTGTGAGTTCGCGCCAGGTGTTTGATGATATGCCTAAGAGAAACGTGATTACGTGGAATGCAATGATCGGTGGGTATATGAAGAATGGGGACACAAATTCTGCATTGCTAGTGTTTGAAAGTATGCCAGAGAGAACTTCAGTAACGTGGAATGAAATGATCGATGGGTATGGGAGAAATGGGGACTTAGTGATGGCGAAGCAGTTATTTGATAAGGTTCCAGATGAGTTGAGAAATGTGGTGACTTGGACTGTGATGGTTGATGGTTATGCTAGCTGTGGGGAGATGGATGCTGCAAGGGAAGTGTTTGAGGGGATGCCGAGAAGGAACTTTTATGTCTGGTCATCCATGGTATCAGGGTATTTCAAGAAGGGTGATATTAAGAATGCTAAAGCTATTTTTGAGAGGATGACTTCAAAGAATTTGGTGAATTGGAATTCACTGATTTCTGGGTACACACAAAATGGGTTGTGTGAGGAAGCTTTAGAAGCCTTCAGAACAATGCAGGATGAAGGGTTTGAGCCAGATGAGGTTACAATGGCGAGCGCTTTATCAGCTTGTGCTCAGCTGTCGTTATTGGATGTTGGCAAGGAAATACACGAGATGATTGTTCAGAAGGGGGTTAAAGCAAACCAGTTTGTTCTGAATGGATTGGTTGACATGTATGCAAAGTGTGGCGATTTGAGCAATGCCAGATTGATCTTTGAGGGAATGCCACATAAAAACGATGCAACTTGGAATTCTATGATCTCTGGTTTTGCCATTCATGGTCAACCTGAGGAGGCCATTGAACTTTTTAGAAGAATGGAGAACTCTGGTGTGACTCCTAACGAGATAACGTTCCTTTCAGTCCTATCAGCTTGTGCACACTGTGGGTGTGTAGAAGAAGGCATGGAAATTTTCTATAAGATGGAGAAGTATGGGTTAATGGCAAACATCAAGCATTATGGTTGTCTAGTTGACCTTTTAGGAAGGGCAGGAAGGTTACAGGAGGCTCTTGATTTGATCAAGGGGATGCCTATAAGCCCAAATGCCACTGTTTTTGGGTCTCTGCTTGGAGCATGCCGAATTCACGGCAACATGGATATGGCAGAATGTGTGCTTGAAGAGGTTGAGAAATTGAACTCCAACAACAGTCGCTCTTGTGATGATTTACATTATGTGCTGCTGTCTAATATTTATGCCGCCTCTGAACGATGGGAGAAAGCTCAACAGACAAGGCTTTCCTTGTCAAATAAAGGGTCTCAAAAGATGCCTGGGTGCAGTTTAGTCATGCTTGAAGGCCCTTACTAG
- the LOC116017494 gene encoding SKP1-interacting partner 15: MDSSPLNRLPQDTFHQIFTHLPLRDIFISRCVCKAFNASLSSPPFLNLIAAHQPPLSLLALRPSHRHSHAGGSSSPSLHVFDTSLNHWFRFPLSFLPFRSHYPITSSHGLLYLWAENPTHPPHNHNTKTLVVCNPLLRDYKVLPQLGSAWCRHGSVLVGSPNQVLVLTELAAIYFSSASAPNNWQKFSSNLPSKPRSPVLISDTILALCDVGSPWRSQWKLFKSTIKDLQLTQQWTRLEKHEWGDIFDILKRPRLLVGEKNKVLMIGGLKISYSLHSSCSTILILRLDLESLEWEEAGRMPPDMFKHFQDSTKFKVFGGGSRVCFSGKRVGRLALWEERENGEADWRWITGVPGNGDGLYRGFMFQARLTALP, translated from the coding sequence ATGGATTCCTCTCCGCTGAATCGGCTGCCTCAAGACACCTTTCATCAGATCTTCACCCACCTACCCCTTCGCGACATCTTCATTTCCAGATGTGTCTGCAAAGCCTTCAACGCATCTCTCTCTTCTCCGCCTTTCCTCAACCTAATCGCCGCTCACCAACCGCCTCTCTCCCTCCTCGCACTCCGCCCCTCCCACCGCCACTCTCACGCCGGCGGATCTTCCTCCCCTTCCCTCCACGTTTTCGACACATCTCTCAATCACTGGTTCCGCTTCCCTCTCTCCTTCCTCCCTTTCCGCTCTCACTACCCAATTACTTCCTCCCACGGCCTCCTCTACCTCTGGGCCGAAAACCCTACCCACCCACCCCACAACCACAATACCAAGACTCTCGTCGTCTGTAACCCTCTCCTCCGCGATTACAAGGTCCTGCCTCAGCTTGGCTCCGCCTGGTGCCGCCACGGCTCCGTTTTAGTCGGGTCTCCCAATCAAGTCCTTGTGCTCACTGAGCTCGCCGCCATCTATTTCAGTTCCGCATCCGCTCCCAACAACTGGCAGAAATTTTCCTCCAACTTGCCGTCCAAGCCGCGGAGCCCTGTCTTGATCTCCGACACCATTCTTGCTCTCTGCGATGTCGGATCTCCGTGGCGATCTCAGTGGAAGCTGTTCAAGTCAACAATTAAGGATTTGCAGTTGACTCAGCAATGGACCCGCCTGGAAAAGCATGAATGGGGGGATATTTTCGACATCCTGAAACGACCTCGTTTGTTAGTGGGCGAGAAGAATAAGGTGTTAATGATTGGGGGATTGAAGATTTCTTACTCATTGCACAGCTCTTGTTCGACCATTTTGATTCTGAGGTTGGATTTGGAGAGCTTGGAATGGGAAGAGGCCGGGCGAATGCCGCCTGACATGTTTAAGCATTTCCAGGATTCTACAAAGTTCAAGGTATTTGGTGGAGGAAGCAGAGTTTGTTTCTCAGGGAAGAGGGTGGGAAGATTAGCTCTTTGGGAGGAACGTGAGAATGGAGAAGCAGATTGGCGGTGGATCACTGGAGTTCCAGGTAATGGTGATGGGCTTTATAGAGGGTTCATGTTCCAAGCTCGGCTTACCGCTTTGCCATAG